A stretch of the Acyrthosiphon pisum isolate AL4f chromosome A2, pea_aphid_22Mar2018_4r6ur, whole genome shotgun sequence genome encodes the following:
- the LOC100164367 gene encoding protein flightless-1 isoform X2 (The sequence of the model RefSeq protein was modified relative to this genomic sequence to represent the inferred CDS: added 135 bases not found in genome assembly) — MSMSSVQWLNLNRVKLHEIPEEIGKLGKLEHLSIAHNNIERLYGELTELCSLRSLIARHNCIKSSGIPQELFCNNQTTTELTTLDLSHNRLTRIPDGLESSSSLLVLNLSHNRISSIPNQLFVHLTDLLSLDLSNNELQTLPPQMRRLTNLQTLMLNNNPLDHFQLRQLPSMKNLTTLHMRNTHRNLTNMPPSLETLTSLTDLDLSCNQLPKVPDALYTLTNLKRLNLSSNLIIELSLALEVWQELEVLQLSDNELTSLPASLCKLSSLKRLYVNYNKLDFDGIPSGIGKLSALEVFSACGNLLEMIPEGLCRCGSLKKLLLGSNKLITLPDTIHLLKDIEVLDLSNNPHLIMPPKPTSMATDGLQFYNIDFSLQNQLRLAGAVVPNSIQPTQASSRDPIARKLRLRRSKRDHEEEKQAKILKGMQDIANDKNNETFDDCIKAESLKPKRWDEGLEKPAVDYGELFEDGTGRLPGLSVWEIENFLPNLVDEVAYGKLYRGDCYIVLHTTINVSSDSLCWKIFFWIGDNASLDKRACAAIHAVNLRNFLGAECRTIREELGEESEEFLSLFDSPLVYIDGGRTASGFYTVEDITYFTRMFRVHAHGTSVHLEPVKLCYTSLDIGYVFILDAGLSIFLWQGTKAKNTLKSKARLLAEKINKNERKNSAEIFIEEFGEESKEFRDLLQMDDTFDSSIDIQANVDENFEPPCPRLYQVKLGMGYLELPQVEILHNTLEHSLLNSKNVYILDSSTDLYVWFGKKSTRLVRAAAVKLSQELFAMIERPDYALTMRIQEGNEHQIFKIRFVGWEEVIAVDFTRTAESVQKTGADLTKWAMKQETKHDLAALFTPRQPPMLFNEALQLMQDWNDDLDQMESFVLEGKKFVRLPEDELGQFYSKDCYVFLCRYWVPVDDEEGNEDNISDGQPEDFQCVVYFWQGRDASNMGWLTFTFSLEKQFKAMLGEKLEVIRTHQQQENIKFLSHFKRKFVIHSGKRKVKPPPVQLYHLRSNGSALYSRLIEIKPDARNLNSAFCYILKVKFDQEDSNGIVYLWVGSKTDPEDIKLAEEIADDMFNDAWTSLQIINEGEEPNNFFWVALGGEKPYEQDAEYMKFTRLFRCSNEKGYFTISEKCSDFCQDDLADDDIMVLDNGEQVFLWLGARSSEVEIKLAYKSAQVYIQHLRVKQPEKPRKLMLALKNKESRRFTKCFHGWSSHKKTPE, encoded by the exons ATGTCAATGTCAAGTGTTCAATGGCTGAACTTGAACAGGGTAAAATTACATGAAATCCCAGAAGAAATTGGAAAACTTGGAAAATTA gagCATTTATCaattgcacataataatattgaaagatTGTATGGAGAACTTACAGAACTATGTTCATTAAGGTCATTAATTGCTCGTCATAATTGCATTAAAAGTTCTGGTATACCTCAAGAACTCTTTTGCAACAATCAAACTACAACCGAATTGACAACATTGGATTTAAGCCATAACCGATTAACTAGAATACCAGATGGTTTAGAATCATCTTCAAGTCTACTAGTGCTGAATCTATctcataatag gatAAGTTCCATTCCTAATCAACTATTTGTTCATTTGACAGATTTATTGTCATTAGATTTAAGCAATAATGAACTACAAACACTTCCTCCACAAATGAGAAGATTAACAAATTTGCAaacattaatgttaaataataacccATTAGATCACTTTCAGTTaag acAATTACCATCGATGAAAAATTTAACAACGCTACATATGCGCAATACTCATcgaaatttaactaatatgccTCCAAGTCTTGAAACGTTGACATCTCTAACAGACTTGGATTTGAGCTGTAATCAACTACCAAAAGTACCAGATGCTCTTTATACCTtgactaatttaaaaagattAAACCTGTCATCAAATCTTATCATAGAGCTTTCATTggcattag agGTTTGGCAGGAACTTGAAGTTCTTCAACTTTCCGACAATGAATTGACATCTTTACCAGCTTCACTTTGTAAGCTATCATCACTTAAACGGTTATATGTAAACTACAATAAACTTGATTTTGATGGTATTCCTTCTGGAATTGGTAAATTATCTGCATTGGAAGTCTTTTCTGCTTGTGGGAATTTATTAGAAATGATTCCAGAAGGTTTATGTAG ATGTGGTAGCCTAAAAAAACTCTTGCTTGGCTCTAATAAACTAATTACGTTACCTGATACGATTCACTTATTAAAAGATATAGAAGTACTTGATTTAAGTAATAATCCACACTTAATAATGCCACCAAAACCTACTAGTATGGCAACTGATGGattgcaattttataatattgatttttctctACAAAACCAATTGAGACTTGCTGGAGCTGTAGTTCCGAATTCTATACAGCCAACTCAAg CTTCTAGCCGTGATCCAATTGCTCGTAAATTAAGATTACGGAGAAGTAAAAGGGATCATGAAGAAGAAAAACAAGCAAAAATTCTTAAA GGTATGCAAGACATAgcaaatgataaaaacaatgaaacttTTGATGATTGTATAAAAGCAGAGTCattaaa accTAAAAGATGGGATGAAGGATTAGAAAAGCCTGCGGTTGATTACGGTGAATTATTTGAAGATGGAACTGGTAGACTCCCTGGCCTTAGTGTTTGggaaatagaaaattttttgcCAAACTTGGTTGATGAAGTAGCTTATGGAAAACTTTATAGAGGAGATTGTTATATTGTTCTACACACAACTATTAATGTTTCATCAGATAGTTTATGTTGGAAAATTTTTTTCTGGATTGGAGATAACGCTTct CTTGATAAACGAGCTTGTGCTGCTATACATGCTGTTAATTTAAGAAACTTTTTGGGAGCTGAATGTAGGACTATACGTGAAGAATTAGGTGAGGAATCAGAAgagtttttatcattatttgattCACCGTTGGTTTATATTGATGGAGGACGTACTGCTAGTGGATTTTATACAGTTGAAGATATT aCTTATTTTACACGCATGTTTAGAGTACATGCTCATGGAACTTCTGTTCATTTAGAACcagttaaattatgttatacatcCTTGGACATtggatatgtatttattttggatgCTGGTTTATCAATTTTTCTATGGCAAGGTACTAAAGCAAAGAACACACTTAAATCAAAGGCGAG attattggctgaaaaaattaacaaaaatgaaagaaaaaatagtGCAGAGATATTTATTGAAGAATTTGGCGAAGAAAGTAAAGAATTCCGTGATTTGTTACAAATGGATGATACATTTGACTCTTCTATTGATATTCAA gctAATGTGGATGAAAATTTTGAACCACCATGTCCTCGTTTATATCAAGTTAAATTGGGTATGGGCTACTTGGAACTGCCTCAAgttgaaatattacataatactttaGAGCATTCGcttttaaattccaaaaatgtatatattcttGATTCATCTACTGATTTATACGTTTG GTTTGGAAAAAAGTCAACACGGTTGGTGAGAGCGGCTGCTGTCAAGCTCTCTCAAGAATTATTTGCTATGATTGAACGTCCAGATTATGCATTAACAATGCGTATTCAAGAAGGAAATGAACATcaaatctttaaaataagaTTTGTTGGGTGGGAAGAAGTTATTGCAGTAGATTTTACGCGGACTGCAGAATCTGTTCAAAAAACTGGTGCAGACCTAACTAAATGGGCTATGAAACAAGAAACTAAA catGATTTAGCAGCATTATTTACTCCTCGTCAACCACCAATGTTGTTTAACGAAGCATTACAACTAATGCAAGACTGGAATGATGATTTAGACCAAATGGAGTCTTTTGTTTTGGAAGGGAAAAAATTTGTGAGATTACCTGAAGATGAACTAGGACAATTTTATAGCAAAGATTGTTATGTATTCTTGTGTCGTTATTGGGTACCTGTTGATGATGAAGAAGGAAATGAAGATAATATATCAGATGGTCAGCCTGAAGATTTCCAATGTGTTGTATATTTTTGGCAAGGACGAGATGCGTCAAATATGGGTTGGCTGACATTTACTTTTAg cCTAGAGAAACAATTTAAAGCTATGCTTGGCGAAAAGCTAGAAGTAATTCGTACTCATCAAcaacaagaaaatattaaatttttgtctcattttaaaagaaaatttgttaTACATTCTGGTAAAAGAAAAGTTAAACCACCACCAGTACAACTTTATCATTTAAGGTCTAATGGTAGTGCACTCTATTCAAGACTTATTGAAATAAAACCAGATGCAAGAAATTTAAATTCAGcattttg ttatattttaaaagtaaaatttgatCAAGAAGATTCTAATGGAATTGTATATTTATGGGTTGGATCCAAAACTGACCCAGAAGATATAAAATTAGCTGAAGAAATTGCTGATGATATGTTTAATGAT GCATGGACtagtttacaaataataaatgaagGAGAAGAACCCAATAACTTTTTCTGGGTAGCATTGGGCGGTGAAAAGCCTTATGAGCAAGATGctgaatatatgaaatttacaaGATTATTTCGATGTTCTAATGAAAAAGGATATTTCACTATATCAGAAAAATGTTCAGATTTCTGTCAG GATGATTTAGCTGATGATGATATAATGGTGCTTGACAATGGGGAGCAGGTATTTTTATGGCTTGGTGCTAGAAGCAGCGAAGTGGAAATAAAATTAGCTTATAAATCTGCtcag
- the LOC100164367 gene encoding protein flightless-1 isoform X1 (The sequence of the model RefSeq protein was modified relative to this genomic sequence to represent the inferred CDS: added 135 bases not found in genome assembly) yields the protein MANTGVLPFVRGIDFSNNDFKTSKFPSAVMSMSSVQWLNLNRVKLHEIPEEIGKLGKLEHLSIAHNNIERLYGELTELCSLRSLIARHNCIKSSGIPQELFCNNQTTTELTTLDLSHNRLTRIPDGLESSSSLLVLNLSHNRISSIPNQLFVHLTDLLSLDLSNNELQTLPPQMRRLTNLQTLMLNNNPLDHFQLRQLPSMKNLTTLHMRNTHRNLTNMPPSLETLTSLTDLDLSCNQLPKVPDALYTLTNLKRLNLSSNLIIELSLALEVWQELEVLQLSDNELTSLPASLCKLSSLKRLYVNYNKLDFDGIPSGIGKLSALEVFSACGNLLEMIPEGLCRCGSLKKLLLGSNKLITLPDTIHLLKDIEVLDLSNNPHLIMPPKPTSMATDGLQFYNIDFSLQNQLRLAGAVVPNSIQPTQASSRDPIARKLRLRRSKRDHEEEKQAKILKGMQDIANDKNNETFDDCIKAESLKPKRWDEGLEKPAVDYGELFEDGTGRLPGLSVWEIENFLPNLVDEVAYGKLYRGDCYIVLHTTINVSSDSLCWKIFFWIGDNASLDKRACAAIHAVNLRNFLGAECRTIREELGEESEEFLSLFDSPLVYIDGGRTASGFYTVEDITYFTRMFRVHAHGTSVHLEPVKLCYTSLDIGYVFILDAGLSIFLWQGTKAKNTLKSKARLLAEKINKNERKNSAEIFIEEFGEESKEFRDLLQMDDTFDSSIDIQANVDENFEPPCPRLYQVKLGMGYLELPQVEILHNTLEHSLLNSKNVYILDSSTDLYVWFGKKSTRLVRAAAVKLSQELFAMIERPDYALTMRIQEGNEHQIFKIRFVGWEEVIAVDFTRTAESVQKTGADLTKWAMKQETKHDLAALFTPRQPPMLFNEALQLMQDWNDDLDQMESFVLEGKKFVRLPEDELGQFYSKDCYVFLCRYWVPVDDEEGNEDNISDGQPEDFQCVVYFWQGRDASNMGWLTFTFSLEKQFKAMLGEKLEVIRTHQQQENIKFLSHFKRKFVIHSGKRKVKPPPVQLYHLRSNGSALYSRLIEIKPDARNLNSAFCYILKVKFDQEDSNGIVYLWVGSKTDPEDIKLAEEIADDMFNDAWTSLQIINEGEEPNNFFWVALGGEKPYEQDAEYMKFTRLFRCSNEKGYFTISEKCSDFCQDDLADDDIMVLDNGEQVFLWLGARSSEVEIKLAYKSAQVYIQHLRVKQPEKPRKLMLALKNKESRRFTKCFHGWSSHKKTPE from the exons ATGGCCAATACTGGTGTATTGCCTTTTGTACGAGGTATAGATTTCAGTAACAATGATTttaaa acATCAAAATTTCCTTCTGCTGTTATGTCAATGTCAAGTGTTCAATGGCTGAACTTGAACAGGGTAAAATTACATGAAATCCCAGAAGAAATTGGAAAACTTGGAAAATTA gagCATTTATCaattgcacataataatattgaaagatTGTATGGAGAACTTACAGAACTATGTTCATTAAGGTCATTAATTGCTCGTCATAATTGCATTAAAAGTTCTGGTATACCTCAAGAACTCTTTTGCAACAATCAAACTACAACCGAATTGACAACATTGGATTTAAGCCATAACCGATTAACTAGAATACCAGATGGTTTAGAATCATCTTCAAGTCTACTAGTGCTGAATCTATctcataatag gatAAGTTCCATTCCTAATCAACTATTTGTTCATTTGACAGATTTATTGTCATTAGATTTAAGCAATAATGAACTACAAACACTTCCTCCACAAATGAGAAGATTAACAAATTTGCAaacattaatgttaaataataacccATTAGATCACTTTCAGTTaag acAATTACCATCGATGAAAAATTTAACAACGCTACATATGCGCAATACTCATcgaaatttaactaatatgccTCCAAGTCTTGAAACGTTGACATCTCTAACAGACTTGGATTTGAGCTGTAATCAACTACCAAAAGTACCAGATGCTCTTTATACCTtgactaatttaaaaagattAAACCTGTCATCAAATCTTATCATAGAGCTTTCATTggcattag agGTTTGGCAGGAACTTGAAGTTCTTCAACTTTCCGACAATGAATTGACATCTTTACCAGCTTCACTTTGTAAGCTATCATCACTTAAACGGTTATATGTAAACTACAATAAACTTGATTTTGATGGTATTCCTTCTGGAATTGGTAAATTATCTGCATTGGAAGTCTTTTCTGCTTGTGGGAATTTATTAGAAATGATTCCAGAAGGTTTATGTAG ATGTGGTAGCCTAAAAAAACTCTTGCTTGGCTCTAATAAACTAATTACGTTACCTGATACGATTCACTTATTAAAAGATATAGAAGTACTTGATTTAAGTAATAATCCACACTTAATAATGCCACCAAAACCTACTAGTATGGCAACTGATGGattgcaattttataatattgatttttctctACAAAACCAATTGAGACTTGCTGGAGCTGTAGTTCCGAATTCTATACAGCCAACTCAAg CTTCTAGCCGTGATCCAATTGCTCGTAAATTAAGATTACGGAGAAGTAAAAGGGATCATGAAGAAGAAAAACAAGCAAAAATTCTTAAA GGTATGCAAGACATAgcaaatgataaaaacaatgaaacttTTGATGATTGTATAAAAGCAGAGTCattaaa accTAAAAGATGGGATGAAGGATTAGAAAAGCCTGCGGTTGATTACGGTGAATTATTTGAAGATGGAACTGGTAGACTCCCTGGCCTTAGTGTTTGggaaatagaaaattttttgcCAAACTTGGTTGATGAAGTAGCTTATGGAAAACTTTATAGAGGAGATTGTTATATTGTTCTACACACAACTATTAATGTTTCATCAGATAGTTTATGTTGGAAAATTTTTTTCTGGATTGGAGATAACGCTTct CTTGATAAACGAGCTTGTGCTGCTATACATGCTGTTAATTTAAGAAACTTTTTGGGAGCTGAATGTAGGACTATACGTGAAGAATTAGGTGAGGAATCAGAAgagtttttatcattatttgattCACCGTTGGTTTATATTGATGGAGGACGTACTGCTAGTGGATTTTATACAGTTGAAGATATT aCTTATTTTACACGCATGTTTAGAGTACATGCTCATGGAACTTCTGTTCATTTAGAACcagttaaattatgttatacatcCTTGGACATtggatatgtatttattttggatgCTGGTTTATCAATTTTTCTATGGCAAGGTACTAAAGCAAAGAACACACTTAAATCAAAGGCGAG attattggctgaaaaaattaacaaaaatgaaagaaaaaatagtGCAGAGATATTTATTGAAGAATTTGGCGAAGAAAGTAAAGAATTCCGTGATTTGTTACAAATGGATGATACATTTGACTCTTCTATTGATATTCAA gctAATGTGGATGAAAATTTTGAACCACCATGTCCTCGTTTATATCAAGTTAAATTGGGTATGGGCTACTTGGAACTGCCTCAAgttgaaatattacataatactttaGAGCATTCGcttttaaattccaaaaatgtatatattcttGATTCATCTACTGATTTATACGTTTG GTTTGGAAAAAAGTCAACACGGTTGGTGAGAGCGGCTGCTGTCAAGCTCTCTCAAGAATTATTTGCTATGATTGAACGTCCAGATTATGCATTAACAATGCGTATTCAAGAAGGAAATGAACATcaaatctttaaaataagaTTTGTTGGGTGGGAAGAAGTTATTGCAGTAGATTTTACGCGGACTGCAGAATCTGTTCAAAAAACTGGTGCAGACCTAACTAAATGGGCTATGAAACAAGAAACTAAA catGATTTAGCAGCATTATTTACTCCTCGTCAACCACCAATGTTGTTTAACGAAGCATTACAACTAATGCAAGACTGGAATGATGATTTAGACCAAATGGAGTCTTTTGTTTTGGAAGGGAAAAAATTTGTGAGATTACCTGAAGATGAACTAGGACAATTTTATAGCAAAGATTGTTATGTATTCTTGTGTCGTTATTGGGTACCTGTTGATGATGAAGAAGGAAATGAAGATAATATATCAGATGGTCAGCCTGAAGATTTCCAATGTGTTGTATATTTTTGGCAAGGACGAGATGCGTCAAATATGGGTTGGCTGACATTTACTTTTAg cCTAGAGAAACAATTTAAAGCTATGCTTGGCGAAAAGCTAGAAGTAATTCGTACTCATCAAcaacaagaaaatattaaatttttgtctcattttaaaagaaaatttgttaTACATTCTGGTAAAAGAAAAGTTAAACCACCACCAGTACAACTTTATCATTTAAGGTCTAATGGTAGTGCACTCTATTCAAGACTTATTGAAATAAAACCAGATGCAAGAAATTTAAATTCAGcattttg ttatattttaaaagtaaaatttgatCAAGAAGATTCTAATGGAATTGTATATTTATGGGTTGGATCCAAAACTGACCCAGAAGATATAAAATTAGCTGAAGAAATTGCTGATGATATGTTTAATGAT GCATGGACtagtttacaaataataaatgaagGAGAAGAACCCAATAACTTTTTCTGGGTAGCATTGGGCGGTGAAAAGCCTTATGAGCAAGATGctgaatatatgaaatttacaaGATTATTTCGATGTTCTAATGAAAAAGGATATTTCACTATATCAGAAAAATGTTCAGATTTCTGTCAG GATGATTTAGCTGATGATGATATAATGGTGCTTGACAATGGGGAGCAGGTATTTTTATGGCTTGGTGCTAGAAGCAGCGAAGTGGAAATAAAATTAGCTTATAAATCTGCtcag
- the LOC100167069 gene encoding methylosome subunit pICln isoform X2 → MDTLASFNEEDESIQHCEPNVTFIVDEATFGKGTLYVAESKLYWKNDATNQIISIDYKSMCVFGTCNHPVVHEKPCLQIIVDFSYKPSDSIQPENGQNLNGDNHINEDDNDSEDDNEVDENEDEEEGEMKSKIKLVPDTPEYLNEIYLAFTRVQLLHNTNDSDTEEEDGDYYNENDEFEDYDEYDDEQLLRN, encoded by the coding sequence ATGGATACTCTTGCTAGTTTTAATGAAGAAGATGAATCAATTCAGCACTGTGAACCCAATGTTACATTTATAGTTGACGAGGCTACATTTGGAAAAGGCACTCTGTATGTTGCTGAAAGTAAACTTTACTGGAAGAATGATGCAACCAATCAAATAATTAGTATTGATTACAAATCCATGTGTGTATTTGGTACATGTAATCATCCAGTAGTACATGAAAAACCCTGTTTGCAAATAATAGTTGACTTCTCTTATAAACCTTCTGATAGTATACAACCTGAAAATGGACAAAACCTAAATGGTGACAATCATATTAATGAAGATGATAATGATTCTGAAGATGATAATGAAGTTGATGAAAACGAAGATGAGGAAGAAGGAGAAATGAAATCTAAAATCAAACTTGTACCCGACACCCCAGAATATctgaatgaaatatatttagcaTTTACACGTGTCCaactattacataatactaATGATTCAGACACTGAGGAAGAGGATGgtgattattataatgaaaatgatgAGTTTGAAGACTATGATGAATATGATGATGAACAATTATTGAGGAATTGA
- the LOC100167069 gene encoding uncharacterized protein LOC100167069 isoform X1 gives MTEAVVSGKDTRCLFINNGDDLLTLKKVVSKKTDKDDEKQKLNKSVETNGSELNGNHNKTDSINFDVDNTSSLEPNLEMDSDTDRNITIGSICTQEDRESETIDISNENSNEADVKNGEKDIQVNSIKSLDVPYSPSDSLYDNDSHDLEDDYSELNNIESPASYFNISARAPLHSYKDLDTTFEDDILLLEKEVLNNERKRKFEDLAEQEQKSTKILKLWNLMKYPFQKITYGTSISKDKSNISIAEIIVEKENTIEPESTICENNSDNEKTEEKNTQNNFEADEEIVDTSINVNTQKFCIIM, from the exons ATGACTGAAGCTGTGGTGAGTGGAAAAGATACCCGTTGCTTATTCATTAACAATGGTGATGATTTGttgactttaaaaaaagttgtatccaAAAAAACAGACAAAGATGATGAGaaacaaaaacttaataaatcTGTAGAAACTAATGGCAGTGAATTAAATGGAAACCACAATAAAACTGATAGCATAAATTTTGATGTTGATAATACATCATCATTAGAACCAAATTTAGAAATGGATAGTGATACGGATCGTAATATTACTATCGGTTCAATTTGCACCCAAGAAGATCGAGAATCAGAAACTATTGATATCTCTAATGAAAATTCAAATGAAGCAGATgtaaaaaatggtgaaaaagaTATTCaa gtaaattcaattaaatctcTAGATGTTCCATATTCTCCGAGTGATTCTTTATATGATAATGATTCACATGATTTGGAAGAtgattattcagaattaaataatattgagtcACCTGCGTCTTACTTTAATATATCAGCAAGAGCACCATTACATTCTTATAAGGATTTAGATACTACGTTTGAGgatgatattttattactggaaaaagaagtattaaataatgagcGAAAACGAAAATTTGAAGATTTGGCAGAACAAGAACAGAAGTCTACTAAGATACTTAAATTGTGGAACTTGATGAAATATCCTTTTCAGAAAATAACATATGGCACTTCAATAAGTAaagataaatcaaatatttctatAGCAGAAATCATAGTTGAAAAAGAGAATACCATAGAACCCGAGTCAACTATTTGTGAAAACAATAGTGATAATGAAAAAACAGAAGAAAAAAACactcaaaacaattttgaaGCAGATGAAGAAATCGTGGATACTTCAATAAATGTGAATACACAAAAATTCTGTATCATAATGTAA